One stretch of Daphnia pulicaria isolate SC F1-1A chromosome 8, SC_F0-13Bv2, whole genome shotgun sequence DNA includes these proteins:
- the LOC124312337 gene encoding probable 4-coumarate--CoA ligase 3 gives MSLHLRSTLQRALLLANQTGTAQKAALCNVPPSPKYKPMPDVSKFENNIVTSPYGECEFHDMTMVQKVFESASRWPNKIAMECGITGRKYTYEMMRQLIRRFGSALTRMGYKKDEVFGIISPNIPEFPIVLYGASGAGMPVSLVNPTFTAEEMARQLSAVGATALFGVAPMAETLKQVAGLCPAIRHVILLGPPQEGAVCFQQMAQDSGDLFNETPDINVKEDVFLLPHSSGTSGLPKSVMLTHFNMTSNVMQFLQPGGTNHQFATTNYQDTYVCLLPFFHTYGITIILNTGIQTGAKLVTLPQFDVQSYFKAIDDHKPTAMHIVPPLASLLIQYPGLKLESFSRAHTVFCGAAPLSAQTTVEMLERLNVPNLSFQEGYGLSETSPGIMMSPLGNVKLGSCGSPIPWTRAKIVDLEIGDHALGPYQRGELYAAGPQVMKGYLNNPKATEEMIDEEGWLRTGDVAYYDEGGNFYIVDRLKELIKVKGFQVAPAELEDILASHPAVAEAAVIGIPDEQAGELPRAYVVKKPGMESVSDVEIRAFVDSKVSSHKQIKGGIEFRSAIPKNNMGKILRRILRDQFAEKNK, from the exons ATGTCATTGCACCTACGATCCACTCTACAACGAGCTCTACTTCTAGCCAACCAAACAGGCACTGCCCAAAAAGCCGCATTGTGCAATGTTCCTCCGTCGCCCAAGTACAAACCGATGCCAGATGTatccaaatttgaaaacaacatcGTTACATCGCCGTACGGCGAATGCGAGTTCCATGACATGACGATGGTCCAGAAAGTTTTCGAGAGCGCCAGTCGCTGGCCGAATAAAATCGCAATG GAATGCGGAATAACTGGACGCAAGTACACCTACGAAATGATGCGCCAGTTGATCCGCCGTTTTGGAAGCGCATTGACTCGCATGGGATACAAGAAAGACGAAGTCTTTGGCATCATTTCGCCAAATATTCCGGAATTCCCCATCGTATTGTACGGAGCCTCTGGTGCTGGGATGCCCGTCTCCTTGGTCAACCCCACTTTCACTGCCG AGGAAATGGCTCGTCAGTTGTCTGCTGTCGGAGCCACGGCTCTATTTGGCGTCGCTCCAATGGCCGAGACCCTGAAACAAGTTGCCGGACTCTGTCCAGCTATTCGACACGTCATTCTATTGGGTCCTCCTCAGGAAGGCGCCGTCTGTTTCCAACAAATGGCCCAAGACTCTGGAGATCTTTTCAACGAAACCCCCGAT ATTAATGTCAAGGAAGATGTCTTCTTGCTTCCTCATTCTAGCGGAACATCCG GATTGCCCAAGAGTGTCATGCTGACCCACTTCAACATGACTTCAAACGTGATGCAATTTTTGCAACCTGGAGGCACCAATCACCAATTTGCTACGACCAACTACCAGGACACGTACGTTTGTTTACTTCCTTTCTTTCACACGTACGGCATCACGATTATATTGAATACGGGCATCCAAACTGGCGCCAAGTTGGTTACACTGCCACAATTTGACGTGCAGAGCTACTTTAAAGCCATTGATGATCATAAG CCAACTGCGATGCATATTGTTCCACCTCTAGCATCTCTTCTGATCCAATATCCAGGTCTGAAACTGGAATCTTTCAGCCGGGCGCACACAGTGTTCTGTGGTGCGGCTCCTCTGAGCGCACAAACTACAGTCGAAATGCTTGAACGTCTAAACGTTCCCAATTTGAGTTTCCAAGAAG GTTATGGCCTATCGGAAACTTCTCCGGGAATTATGATGTCTCCACTCGGAAATGTCAAACTTGGATCTTGTGGTTCTCCCATTCCTTGGACAAGAGCCAAAATTGTGGACCTCGAGATCGGCGATCACGCTCTAGGGCCTTATCAACGAGGCGAACTTTATGCCGCTGGACCTCAAGTGATGAAAGGATATCTGAACAACCCCAAAGCCACCGAGGAAATGATTGACGAAGAAGGTTGGCTTCGCACCGGAGATGTCGCCTACTACGACGAAGGCGGCAACTTCTACATCGTCGATCGCCTCAAGGAACTCATCAAAGTGAAAGGATTCCAG GTTGCTCCGGCTGAACTTGAAGACATTCTGGCTTCCCATCCGGCTGTAGCTGAAGCTGCTGTTATTGGAATCCCTGACGAGCAAGCAGGTGAACTTCCTCGAGCTTACGTCGTCAAGAAACCGGGGATGGAGTCGGTCAGCGATGTTGAAATCCGGGCATTCGTCGACTCCAAGGTCTCGTCCCACAAGCAAATTAAAGGAGGCATCGAGTTCCGCTCTGCCATTCCCAAAAATAATATGGGCAAGATTCTGCGTCGTATACTGAGAGATCAATTTGCCGAAAAGAACAAGTAA
- the LOC124310731 gene encoding xanthine dehydrogenase/oxidase-like, giving the protein MGGGFGGKETRSAVLAAPAAVASYRLQQPVRCMLNSDEDSMMSTGIRHPFLAKYKVGFDSTGWLTALDVQLFSNGDNTMDLSRGIMERAVFHIDNAYRIENLRCHGIVCRTNLPSNTAFRGFGGPQGMAVVENVMVDVASYLGLDPTAVRSLNLYREGDSTHYNQRLDYCTLDRCWNECQALAGLKDRRKEIESFNRLHRFKKRGLAIIPTKFGIAFTALFLNQAGALVHVYKDGSVLLTHGGTEMGQGLHTKMLQVASRALNIPVDLIFISETSTDKVPNTSPTAASAGSDLNGMAVLNACQILVDRLAPIRKSHPDGSWQEWIMQAYFQRISLSTTGFYKTPGIGYDFATNSGSPFRYFSFGAACSVVEVDCLTGNHRVLRTDIVMDLGESFNPAIDIGQVEGGFVQGLGLFTLEEPLFSPANGQVITRGPSNYKIPSADDIPEEFNVSLLRGCPNPHAVYSSKAVGEPPLFLTSSVFFAIKDAIHSARTEFGLTGNFSINSPATAERIRMACKDHLIQMVSKPEPGTFLPWAASV; this is encoded by the exons ATGGGCGGCGGGTTCGGCGGTAAAGAGACTCGATCGGCCGTGCTGGCTGCTCCGGCCGCCGTGGCCTCCTACCGGCTTCAACAGCCCGTCCGTTGCATGCTGAACAGTGACGAGGACAGCATGATGAGCACAGGAATCCGCCATCCGTTTCTGGCCAAATACAAAGTCGGATTCGATTCGACCGGCTGGCTGACGGCCCTCGACGTCCAACTCTTTTCCAACGGCGACAACACCATGGACCTTTCCCGCGGCATCATGGAGAGGGCCGTCTTCCACATCGACAACGCCTACCGCATTGAGAATCTCCGCTGTCACGGAATCGTCTGCCGGACCAACTTGCCGTCCAACACGGCCTTCCGCGGTTTCGGCGGCCCTCAAGGCATGGCCGTCGTCGAAAACGTCATGGTAGACGTGGCCTCTTACCTGGGCCTGGATCCCACGGCCGTCCGATCGCTCAACCTGTACCGAGAGGGCGACAGCACCCACTACAACCAACGGCTGGACTACTGCACGCTGGATCGCTGCTGGAACGAGTGCCAAGCTCTGGCTGGCCTGAAAGACCGCCGGAAGGAAATTGAAAGTTTCAATCGACTCCACCGATTCAAGAAGCGCGGACTGGCCATCATTCCCACCAAGTTCGGCATCGCTTTCACGGCCCTGTTTCTCAACCAAGCCGGAGCTCTGGTGCACGTCTACAAAGACGGATCGGTGTTGTTGACCCATGGAGGGACCGAAATGGGCCAGGGATTGCACACGAAAATGCTCCAAGTGGCCAGCCGAGCGCTCAACATTCCCGtcgatttgattttcatttcggAGACGTCGACGGACAAAGTGCCCAACACGTCGCCCACGGCAGCCAGCGCTGGATCTGACCTCAACGGCATGGCTGTTCTT AATGCTTGTCAAATTCTGGTGGATCGACTAGCGCCCATCCGCAAATCCCATCCGGACGGAAGTTGGCAAGAGTGGATCATGCAAGCTTATTTCCAGCGCATCAGTCTCTCAACAACTGGCTTCtacaa GACTCCTGGCATTGGCTACGATTTCGCCACCAACAGCGGGTCTCCTTTCCGGTATTTTAGTTTCGGCGCAGCTTGTTCCGTCGTTGAAGTCGATTGTCTGACGGGCAACCACAGGGTATTGAGGACGGATATAGTCATGGATCTTGGTGAAAGTTTTAATCCGGCCATCGATATCG GCCAAGTCGAGGGAGGATTCGTTCAAGGACTGGGTTTGTTCACTCTAGAAGAACCGCTCTTCTCGCCAGCCAACGGCCAAGTCATCACGCGTGGGCCGTCTAATTACAAAATTCCTTCCGCTGATGACATTCCGGAAGAGTTTAACGTCTCTCTTCTTCGAGGCTGTCCCAATCCGCATGCTGTTTACTCTTCTAAA GCTGTTGGAGAGCCACCTTTATTCTTGACATCCAGCGTGTTTTTCGCTATCAAAGACGCCATCCATTCGGCCAGAACTGAATTCGGATTAACCGGAAACTTCTCAATCAATTCGCCCGCCACGGCCGAACGCATTCGAATGGCCTGCAAAGACCACCTCATTCAGATG GTTTCGAAGCCTGAACCGGGTACATTTTTGCCGTGGGCAGCATCGGTCTAG
- the LOC124312441 gene encoding 40S ribosomal protein S2, whose translation MADAAPARGRGGFGDRGRGGRGGRGGRGRGRGGPGRGRGRGKEGEKEWVPVTKLGRLVRDGKIRTLEEIYLFSLPIKEFEIIDFFLGSALKDEVLKIMPVQKQTRAGQRTRFKAFVAIGDYNGHIGLGVKCSKEVATAIRGAIIMAKLSVVPVRRGYWGNKIGKPHTVPCKVTGKCGSVLVRLIPGPRGTGIVSAPVPKKLLQMAGIEDCYTAARGSTGTLGNFAKATYAAIAKTYAYLTPDLWTETVFNSSPYQEHSDYLMKNHRPIGTQRQEAKAY comes from the exons ATGGCGGATGCAGCTCCAGCCCGTGGTCGTGGAGGTTTTGGTGATCGTGGACGTGGTGGACGCGGAGGACGAGGTGGTCGTGGTCGTGGACGCGGTGGTCCAGGCCGTGGCCGCGGACGTGGAAAGGAAGGAGAGAAGGAGTGGGTTCCCGTCACCAAGCTCGGCCGTTTAGTCCGTGATGGAAAGATTCGCACCCTCGAGGAGATctaccttttctctctccccatcAAG GAGTTTGAAATCATCGATTTCTTCCTTGGAAGCGCCCTGAAGGATGAGGTTTTGAAAATCATGCCTGTCCAGAAGCAAACCAGAGCTGGTCAGCGTACTCGCTTCAAGGCTTTTGTTG CTATTGGTGACTACAATGGCCATATTGGTCTTGGAGTCAAGTGCTCAAAGGAAGTTGCCACTGCCATTCGTGGAgcaatcatcatggccaagcTTTCTGTCGTACCCGTTCGTCGTGGTTACTGGGGTAACAAGATTGGTAAACCCCATACCGTCCCTTGCAAAGTTACCGGCAAGTGCGGCTCCGTCTTGGTGCGTTTGATCCCAGGCCCTCGCGGTACCGGTATCGTCTCAGCACCTGTCCCCAAGAAGCTGTTGCAAATGGCTGGTATTGAGGATTGCTACACTGCTGCTCGTGGTAGCACTGGCACCCTTGGCAACTTCG CCAAGGCAACTTACGCTGCCATCGCCAAGACGTACGCCTACTTAACACCCGATTTGTGGACCGAGACTGTTTTCAACAGCTCACCGTACCAGGAACACAGCGACTACTTGATGAAGAATCATCGTCCCATTGGTACTCAACGTCAAGAAGCTAAAGCCTATTAA
- the LOC124312338 gene encoding WD repeat and HMG-box DNA-binding protein 1-like — translation MAWNPSMTTQKEIAFCDCKGYLGLLENVTAQAEGKANKQSAKVAISLTAIAGDDDAEISISQIKKDTGFPTNAVDGQDVFTGFQSYSMDFDVLDDGASKISSRPSSPLAGHSRRPYQSSSKKRDPFQPGSSPVHLNHRYMVWNNVGIVKCFGEEGDQSASSIEVEFHDSSIHHGLHIPNTLGHTMASLSSQSLLLAGPAQEDSPSRIVCVNFAAWDGHKEWATTLPLGEDALAFSAGDAWVAVATSRNLLRLFSNSGLQRAMISLPGPILCLAGHGSKLFMAYHSSVGMFSEQSIGYALVGIDRKSPIGYEWLVNPQTLPLGPECDLSWAGFSDEGTLATMDSSEVQLRSGMWMPLLDTRQNVKGKSDHYFLIGLSELEKCVRCVLCKGARYPPTLPRPNMSLLDVRLPLCDGANEKTQLEEALIQSTLQIQLTGTLDQTGFDVDDPRNKADRLSKESLMKMFALACQAEREVRTVEVAEWMPCEQLLQLAVKYATRARKRQLANRLTEMAEQLVRDREAEETLLMEPTRTSYLSSNASNNTLDDDRDMFISTPPVFKIEGGNNMCARKVCSRRDQK, via the exons ATGGCATGGAACCCATCCATGACCACTCAAAAGGAGATTGCATTTTGCGACTGCAAGGGTTACCTTGGCTTGTTGGAAAATGTTACGGCTCAGGCGGAGGGCAAGGCGAATAAGCAAAGTGCAAAAGTGGCCATCTCATTGACGGCTATTGCTGGAGATGACGACGCAGAAATATCCATCAGCCAGATAAAGAAAGATACTGGATTCCCCACCAACGCAGTAGACGGCCAAGATGTTTTCACAGGATTTCAGTCGTATTCTATGG ATTTTGATGTCTTGGACGACGGAGCGTCTAAGATTAGCAGCAGACCTTCAAGTCCTTTAGCCGGCCATTCCAGACGCCCTTATCAATCCTCCAGTAAAAAACGAGATCCATTTCAACCAGGGTCATCACCAGTTCATTTGAATCACCGGTATATGGTCTGGAACAATGTCGGAATCGTGAAATGTTTCGGAGAAGAAGGTGACCAAAGTGCCAGCAGCATCGAAGTCGAGTTCCACGACTCGTCCATCCACCATGGACTGCACATACCCAACACACTGGGTCACACTATGGCCTCACTTTCCAGCCAGTCTCTGCTCTTGGCCGGTCCGGCACAGGAAGATAGCCCCAGTCGGATTGTCTGTGTCAACTTTGCTGCCTGGGATGGACACAAAGAGTGGGCGACCACCTTGCCACTCGGGGAAGATGCTCTAGCCTTTTCCGCCGGCGATGCCTGGGTGGCAGTGGCCACCTCCAGGAATTTGCTTCGACTCTTTTCAAATTCTGGGCTCCAGCGTGCCATGATTTCTCTCCCTGGACCTATACTCTGCCTGGCCGGCCACGGTTCCAAACTCTTTATGGCTTATCATTCTTCAGTGG GCATGTTTAGCGAACAATCTATCGGCTATGCACTGGTGGGCATCGACAGGAAATCTCCGATTGGTTACGAATGGCTGGTCAATCCGCAAACTCTTCCCCTCGGCCCGGAGTGTGACTTATCGTGGGCCGGATTCAGTGACGAAGGAACGCTGGCCACGATGGACAGCAGCGAAGTGCAACTTCGATCCGGCATGTGGATGCCTCTGCTGGACACGAGGCAGAACGTCAAGGGTAAATCCGACCACTACTTTCTGATCGGATTGAGCGAGCTGGAGAAATGCGTCCGTTGCGTGCTGTGCAAGGGCGCCCGCTACCCTCCCACCTTGCCACGCCCCAACATGTCCTTGCTGGACGTCAGACTGCCGCTGTGTGACGGCGCCAATGAGAAAACTCAGCTGGAAGAAGCCCTGATTCAGTCGACGCTGCAAATCCAGCTGACTGGCACCTTGGACCAGACGGGATTTGACGTGGATGACCCCAGGAATAAGGCCGACCGCCTGTCCAAGGAATCGTTGATGAAGATGTTCGCC CTGGCCTGTCAGGCCGAGAGGGAGGTCCGAACGGTGGAAGTGGCCGAATGGATGCCTTGCGAGCAATTGCTCCAGCTGGCCGTCAAGTACGCAACGCGAGCCAGGAAACGCCAGCTGGCCAACCGACTGACGGAGATGGCCGAGCAGCTAGTCAGAGATCGTGAAGCCGAAGAAACTTTGTTGATGGAACCAACACGAACTTCATATCTCTCATCAAATGCTTCTAATAATACTTTAGACGATGACag GGATATGTTTATTTCTACTCCACCTGTTTTCAAGATCGAAG GTGGAAACAATATGTGTGCACGGAAAGTGTGCTCAAGAAGAGATCAAAAGTGA